The Spea bombifrons isolate aSpeBom1 chromosome 4, aSpeBom1.2.pri, whole genome shotgun sequence genome segment CTGTTTGAAAGAGGGGGACGCATAACTcttatttttctactttttacaatctaacatttaaatattttctgaaatGATGCAATTTGTTGTTTGTACAATGTATAGCAGCGTCCTGCCTTGAAACTCTCTATAGTATACCCGTCCCTAGTGTCCTTCTACAGAAAGCTCCTCAGGGTTGCTCTGTATATCTAGAAAAGGTATAAATACATTCACAGCACGGATGCACAGacttaatgcatttaaaatgtataggcGAGAGGTGAGTTTTTATTCCTAATTCTctgatttacatttaatttgtatGGTAAGTTTTAGCTCAAAGGTGGTCAACCTGAACATTGGCTCCTAAATCGTTttaatgtgatgtcattttaCAGCCTGGGTGATctcaaaaaatcattttattgagGTTTTTAATGTTCTATCAAATCTTTGGTCATATCAGTCGTGCTTTATTTAACAGAAAGATGGCATTCTCAACTATGTGTTAAAGATAAGAGGGTCACTAGTCTGCCGTCCACTTTAGATTTGTGTTGTTAGTAAAACGAGTCTGGTCTATATACCTACATATACTGTTTTTCTTGATGTACATCAAGTATACATAATGTGGGTTTATTATAGAATGGACTTATTTGTGGAATGCAATTCATCAAATATTAGGTAAGTATTTTGGTTCTTCTCATCTACAGACagtgttccctcagaaatctcatggtgctgccacaaccacaagggattctgggtaggcgcatgcaaataaggtcaacaatcatcaccttttgcctctatatccactttatacatggatcccttgaaaggtCCTTCCTTGGAGCACTTTTGATAGAAATCAACCATTGCAGATCAGGAGCACCCTACAAGAGCTGCGGTtatggagatgctctgacctagTCTTCTAGCCATCATAATTTGGCCTTTGTCAGAGTCGCTCAGATCTTTATGCTGCCCATACTTTGCTGCTTCTAACACACCAACTTTGAGGATTAAATGTTCACTcactgcctaatatatccccccaccaccaccagaTGCCATGATAGCAAGTTATCCGTGTTGATGATTCACTTGCTCAAAATGTTGATTGGTGTAaattatattgcttattttagaaTTGTTTGCGGTGATATCATCACCCGCTACTGTTAGCAAGTAGTAACAATTACGCATTTTGTGTTTCAGATATTATATTATCCATGCATTTatctttacataaaaacatattggAGCAAATCACGAACAAGACAGTGATCAAGGAGTTCTGGATTCTGGGATTTGAGAACATTCAAAACactaaatatttgctttttcttttgtttctaatgATTTATATTATAACCTTATCTGCTAATTTCACAATCATATTACTGATCTCCTTAAGTCATCTTATCAATGCTccgatgtacttcttcctcagcCACCTGTCTTTCAGTGACATCCTTCTCACCACGACCATTGGACCTGAAATGCTCCGCTTTATACTTAGAGAAGGAAGCGCTGTTTCTCTGTCTGGATGCTTTCTTCAgttttatgtgttttctgtATCTGGTATTAATGAATGTTTGCTCCTCACCGTTATGTCCTACGACcgatatttggccatctgtaacCCATTGCGTTATTCCTCCATCATGGACCTCAAACTTTGCATTCTTCTTGCAACTTCATCTTGGGTATGTGGTTTAGTTTTTCCTTTACCGCAAATTGTTCTTTTACAGAAGATGACATTTTGTGGGTCCAAtataattaaccatttttattgtgacctTCTTCCACTTCTCAAACTTTCTTGTCAAGAGACATCAGCTAATGAAATAGTAATTGCTATCGGCTCTATCCCAATATTATTTCTACCAGTAATTGTTATCTCTGTAACTTATATAAAAATCATTGCCGCCATCCTCCGGATCTCCACCTCAGTTGGGAGacaaaaagccttctccacctgcagctcccacctgaccgtggtctgtatgtattatgggACGTTGGTGTTTAATTATCTGGTTCCATCTGAAGGACAATACTTAGGGTTACAAAAAATGGTTTCTGTGTGTTACACTATTGTGACCCCGCTATTGAACCCTCTTATATACAGCCTAAGGAATGAAGAGATTAAAAGGACAATAACAAAgcttatctttaaaaaaattatataaataaaacattatgtaCGATTTAACTTCTTTTCCCTGCCCATAGATATTAATAACATACATGTACTACCTTTAACATGTATTCTATTTACCTTAAACCGAGAGAGGCTTTGATGACGACTTTAGATTTTGTTGTGCTCATTATCTACTAATTATcacaatttcacatttttttgcaGGTATGGTTATTTGTTAACACAATAGTCCTTCAGATGTTTGActtagagacatttaaataaatgtatatgtataggtcTTGTTTCTCGCATTTTTGTACAAGGCTTAATCGAAGGTGAATGTTATTGAAAGGCTTTAATGGAGTATAAAGATCTTGTCTTCACGACTCTTCACCAGCCTCATTTCCTGTGGCTCCCATAGGTTGAATCATACGTTTGGACCCACCAAATAACATTTGCAATGCAAATGAGGCTTTAATCGAGTAGaatgatttttatataatttacagaGATAAAAATTACTGGTAGAAATAATATTGGGATAGAGCCtaaagcaattactttttcattaGCTGATGTGTCTGAACAAGAAAGTCTGAGAAGTGGAAGAaggtcacaataaaaatggttattttttatatttgaccCAAAAAATGTCATCTTGTGCAGAAGAACAATTTGTGGTAAAGCAACCACTAAACCACATACCCAAGATGAAGCTGCAAGAAGGATACAAAGTCTGAAGTCCATGATGGAGGAATAACGCAATGGgttacagatggccaaatatcgGTCATAGGACATCGCAGTGAGGAGCAAACACTCATTAGCTCCAGAtgcagaaaacaaataaaactgaaTAAAGCATGCAGACAGGAGACAGAGGGTGACATCCATTATTCTAGGACCATCGTGCATGCAATAGGAAAAATGCAGACATTTCAGTATATGATGCAGTGATTTGgttcttatttttattcttacattTATAGGTGTAATCCTGATAAACTAATTTGTTTGGTTTTGAatgcatggtgttagtgtgtgtgtgtgtgtgtgagtgtcttAGTGATTTCTGTTTCCTGTTGTTAGGCTCGCCATCTAATCAAATCTTTTCTTATTTCTTGGATGTGGCAGGACACACTGCTCGAGCGAAGCTTCATCCTaatccaaacaaaacaaaagacagaGAACAGATGCTTTTgagacagaattaaaaaaaaaaaaacttaaaggtACCCAACTTTTGCCGACaaattctaaataaactaaatctgCATCGTATGTGCTTAAAAtaccaaatatttatatattttctagatATACACAGTACATATGAAATGCTTTCTGTAGGAGAACACTAGGGAGTGCTACTGAGATTTCTACGGTAGAAATATGAACCAGGCAACATTAAAAACAGatttctgcatttaaaaaaaagtttcaaataaGTTCTAAAACAGAAACATGTAATCACATTTCATCTAGATATGAAAAGTTTAAtcaacaaagaagaaaaaacattttttttgaatgtgtttgaATTGAGCTTTCAATCCATTATACTCTCACCCCATGTATGAGGTAGATAGATTATAGCAATTGCAGTTGATAGTCTTCACTTATTATAATACCATTTACCTTCAACTGAGCCTTGTGGTACTGAGTTACCACCAGGGTTTCATGTCAACCCAATGAGACATATGGCTGGCAAGTTGAAGAACTGAGGCAGGCTGGTTAAACAGAATGAGGAAGATTTGCACAGACAGGAACAAGCTTGGGTTAGGACAATAGAAGATAATTTGGCAGGTAGACAGAAATGCTATGGAGGGGAGGAGGCCAGGATTTCAGGAACTATAACGGGTGAGGGCAATTCTGAGTTAGGCTAGCTCAGCATAACTCCAAAATGGTGGTGCTGCAGTGACGTCTTCCAGTTGgaagagaggatgtcaccgcaagTGCTGCCACATTGCTCTAAATTGACACTTTCCATTTTGGTGCAAATTACCGGGTTATGTCTGGAGATGTGGACGAAGAAGGAAAATGCAGATTAGAGATTGAAGATAGTATAGAAGTTGATGGCGATGCAGAATGAGATTTGGAAGTGGTCGACAGAAGTCGAAGttgccattaaccccttaacgacaatccacgtacatgtacggggttgccgtgcaacgggttaacgacaatgcccgtacatgtacgggctgccgttaaatagctgcatcgccgcgatcggcggctttgcagcatccacggaagcctcccaagtgaggctgaccgtggatccggggagggcagccccggaagaaaaatggccgccgccgcaccgatcatgaaagttcgcggcgcccggctaaaacagcttaggaagcgatctgaatcgcttcctaagcataaatggtgttactgacatgcctcaatatcgaggcatgtcagcaacactacccccctaccccgatcaccttgtgattgctccgaagagcaaccacaagtgccatcctgtaaatgacgttgccgtcattcacaggatggcatcaacaatagaaatgagttcatagagggtctatccagaccctcttgtgaactctcgagctcctcctgcaggttgaatgcaggtactgcatccaaccatgcaaggtcaatggagcccagctcactaatgagtgattagtaaaaaaaaaaaaaaaaaaaaattaaaaatttttttaaaaaaaaattacaaaaaatgtttaaaaaaaataaaaataatatggtaacatataaaaatccccactgtcaccaaaaaaaaaaaaaaaaaaaaattaataagcaagtcctaaaattctttatctttacaaaaattccagcatggaaagagttaaaatattggcattacaaatgcccatagggtgtctcgtattaaaaaatgcatgagtggatgggataaattgaattggccgggttcaaaggtgtcccaaatatgggacatgggggcagtaggatcagatgtctaaatggccaaaaaatacacacctcacaaaggcggccttttacctcccaaataacccaacaaacccatgcatgtggggtatcactgcgctcaggagatgttactgaacacatattggggtgttgtttgacagggacatataccaggagcgataaatttatacctgaagtacaacgtgtgtgaaaaaaatacaaaaaaatttactaccataaagtttcacaaaggctggtggtaaaattagtgcatggaaagggttaaattaccagcatgtgaaataccttggggtgtctagtttttaaaaatatatgatttgatggggtaaattgcattggccggcttcaaagatacccgaaatggcacatggggggaagaattaccagatttggaaaaaaaggttttgaaatagcaaaacgctacctgtacttattgccccataacgtgcagaaaaaagcaaaaaaacataaaaacattgggtatttctaaactcaggacaaatagtagaatctatttagtaggttttttcattcgtttttgcagatgagtaaaagttttttgtttaaaaagtgagaaaaagtaattttttaacaaaaaatccccatattttaccattttttttatagtaaattagatgatatgataaaattaatggtatctaaagaaagccctgtttgtcctgaaaaaaacaatatataatatgtgtgggagcacgaaatgagaaagaagaaaatcacagctaaacaggaacaccgaaaaatgttaaaatagccattgtcccacaatatactacgagtaataacccctattgtccttaaggggttaaagaaagtaTGGAAACATTTCATGATCATAAGagtgagagtgaacaagaatgagtgtgagaaagtgagatTGAGGGAGAGTGTGAGGGAATGTGGACCTTTGAATTTCAGATGACAATTTGCagccttttgctttgtttttgtccaatTCGTGGGGGATCTGGTCTTGTCTTCGCGGCTTTGTACAAATTGCcaaattcaagaaaaataaacaagatcGATAAGGTAGAACTTAATCAAATAAGATCAGAAATAAACAATCGATTACAAGAACAGGTAAATAGAGGACTtctaaaaatgaaacagaattgGTACCATGGAAATAACCAAGTGGGTAGATAGCTaactaacaaaataaattataagaaaaaaaaacattattaatacaATTGTTGTTTTC includes the following:
- the LOC128491727 gene encoding olfactory receptor 10J4-like; its protein translation is MHLSLHKNILEQITNKTVIKEFWILGFENIQNTKYLLFLLFLMIYIITLSANFTIILLISLSHLINAPMYFFLSHLSFSDILLTTTIGPEMLRFILREGSAVSLSGCFLQFYVFSVSGINECLLLTVMSYDRYLAICNPLRYSSIMDLKLCILLATSSWVCGLVFPLPQIVLLQKMTFCGSNIINHFYCDLLPLLKLSCQETSANEIVIAIGSIPILFLPVIVISVTYIKIIAAILRISTSVGRQKAFSTCSSHLTVVCMYYGTLVFNYLVPSEGQYLGLQKMVSVCYTIVTPLLNPLIYSLRNEEIKRTITKLIFKKII